One region of gamma proteobacterium HIMB55 genomic DNA includes:
- a CDS encoding glyceraldehyde-3-phosphate dehydrogenase/erythrose-4-phosphate dehydrogenase (PFAM: Glyceraldehyde 3-phosphate dehydrogenase, C-terminal domain; Glyceraldehyde 3-phosphate dehydrogenase, NAD binding domain~TIGRFAM: glyceraldehyde-3-phosphate dehydrogenase, type I), translating to MTRVGINGLGRIGRLLARRISEREDARTALTLVAANELADAETVAHLLKYDSTHGRFGSSVNVSEGAIHIAGKAISLTHEAAFGHDVWAKQNVELVIDCTGEELDRTSAAKHLGGSVERVLLSQPASADVDATIIWGLNQQALTSDMAIVSAGSCTSNALMPILSIVDEILGINAGIITTIHSAMNDQPVIDAYHHTDLRKTRAAFNSVIPVETGLAQGVERFLPHLADKIQARALRVPTLNVSSLDVVLAVGCDTTPEAVNEMIRKASPSFSGVLAVNDEPLASCDFLGMDASCVVDATQTQVSAGRLIKLMIWFDNEWAFANRMVDIAIAISDFGDEKASV from the coding sequence ATGACACGCGTTGGTATCAACGGGCTCGGAAGGATCGGGCGTCTTTTGGCGCGTCGAATAAGCGAGCGAGAAGACGCGCGCACCGCCTTGACCTTGGTGGCAGCGAATGAGCTTGCCGATGCCGAAACGGTTGCTCACCTTCTGAAGTATGACTCTACCCACGGGCGCTTTGGCTCTAGCGTTAATGTTAGCGAGGGCGCAATCCACATTGCGGGTAAGGCCATTTCGCTGACCCATGAAGCGGCCTTTGGTCACGATGTCTGGGCAAAACAAAATGTTGAGCTGGTTATAGATTGTACTGGGGAAGAGCTCGACAGGACCTCAGCGGCTAAGCATTTAGGCGGCTCGGTCGAGCGCGTACTCTTATCGCAGCCGGCGAGTGCTGATGTCGACGCGACCATTATATGGGGGCTCAATCAACAGGCACTTACCTCAGACATGGCCATTGTCTCTGCGGGGTCGTGCACCAGCAATGCCTTGATGCCCATTCTATCTATTGTCGATGAGATACTCGGGATCAACGCCGGCATCATCACGACGATACACTCCGCGATGAATGATCAGCCGGTGATCGATGCCTATCACCACACTGACTTAAGAAAGACGCGCGCAGCTTTTAACTCGGTCATTCCTGTCGAGACTGGCTTGGCTCAGGGGGTGGAGCGCTTTTTGCCGCACCTTGCCGATAAGATTCAGGCGCGCGCACTGCGCGTGCCGACGCTAAATGTATCCTCGCTCGATGTTGTTCTGGCAGTCGGTTGCGATACGACGCCAGAGGCCGTCAACGAAATGATTCGTAAGGCGAGTCCCTCTTTCTCTGGTGTTCTTGCCGTTAATGATGAGCCACTCGCTTCGTGTGATTTCCTCGGTATGGACGCTTCCTGTGTTGTAGATGCAACCCAAACGCAGGTGAGCGCGGGGCGGCTCATCAAATTGATGATCTGGTTTGATAACGAGTGGGCATTTGCCAATCGAATGGTAGATATCGCTATCGCAATATCGGATTTTGGCGACGAAAAGGCATCCGTCTAG
- a CDS encoding transketolase (PFAM: Transketolase, thiamine diphosphate binding domain; Transketolase, C-terminal domain; Transketolase, pyrimidine binding domain~TIGRFAM: transketolase, bacterial and yeast) encodes MQQSAATSVTQLQAANAIRALSMDAVQKANSGHPGAPMGMADIAEVLWTQYLKHNPNNPNWADRDRFVLSNGHGSMLIYSLLHLTGYDLSIDDIKDFRQLHSRTPGHPEYGYTPGVETTTGPLGQGLANAVGMAVAEKLMAARFNKGDHTLVDHRTWCFVGDGCLMEGISHEACSLAGTLGLGKLTVVYDDNGISIDGEIEGWFTDDTPSRFAAYGWHVIPDVDGHDSQAVSKAIDEAIAETGRPTIICCKTTIGKGSPNKQGTESCHGSPLGDGEIDLTREALGWSHAPFVVPEDIYAHWDARESGAQAEASWNGALEGYRSAYPELADEFERRMRGELPDEFMKGVDDFIAQCVANESDVASRKASQQAIAALAPTLPELLGGSADLAGSNLTLWPEAKGADASDAEGNYIYYGVREFAMAAMMNGIALHGGFIPFGGTFLIFMEYARNAVRMAALMRQRAIYVFTHDSVGLGEDGPTHQPVEQLASMRSTPNLDTWRPCDAVESAIAWKQAIVRQDGPSALVFSRQTLPHQVGAAERVSDVARGAYVLREEQGELEAIVIATGSEVALAIDAAEKLSAAGRGVRVVSMPCADVFERQDAVYREAVLPSHILARVAVEASHIDWWYKYVGLDGRVVGMSSFGESAPGPQLMKEFGFTVENVVDAIEDVILS; translated from the coding sequence GTGCAACAATCCGCCGCCACCTCCGTAACGCAACTGCAAGCCGCCAATGCTATTCGAGCCCTGTCGATGGACGCAGTCCAGAAGGCAAATTCAGGCCACCCTGGCGCACCCATGGGTATGGCGGACATCGCCGAAGTGTTGTGGACGCAGTATCTGAAGCACAATCCGAACAACCCTAATTGGGCGGACAGAGACCGATTCGTGCTTTCGAACGGTCACGGCTCGATGCTGATTTATTCGTTGCTGCACTTAACGGGCTACGATCTCTCTATCGATGACATAAAAGACTTCCGACAGCTCCACAGCAGAACGCCCGGACACCCCGAATATGGCTATACGCCCGGTGTAGAGACAACTACGGGACCTCTGGGGCAAGGCCTCGCTAACGCAGTGGGCATGGCGGTTGCCGAAAAGCTCATGGCTGCGAGATTCAACAAAGGCGATCACACGCTCGTCGACCATCGAACATGGTGTTTCGTTGGCGATGGCTGTCTCATGGAAGGCATCAGTCACGAGGCTTGCTCGCTCGCAGGAACGCTTGGTTTGGGCAAGCTCACCGTTGTCTATGACGACAATGGCATTTCAATCGACGGTGAGATCGAAGGTTGGTTCACTGATGACACGCCTTCGCGATTCGCTGCCTATGGTTGGCACGTGATTCCTGATGTCGATGGACATGACTCTCAAGCGGTATCCAAAGCAATCGACGAAGCCATTGCTGAAACCGGCCGTCCAACGATCATCTGCTGCAAGACGACGATCGGAAAAGGAAGCCCGAATAAGCAGGGTACCGAGTCATGCCATGGTTCGCCGCTTGGCGATGGTGAGATTGATCTGACGCGCGAAGCACTCGGATGGAGCCACGCACCTTTCGTCGTGCCCGAAGATATCTATGCGCATTGGGATGCGCGTGAGTCGGGTGCTCAGGCTGAGGCTTCCTGGAATGGCGCTTTGGAAGGCTATCGCAGCGCTTATCCTGAGCTTGCAGATGAGTTCGAGCGTCGCATGCGAGGTGAACTTCCCGACGAATTTATGAAAGGGGTTGATGATTTCATTGCGCAGTGTGTTGCCAATGAATCTGATGTCGCCTCGCGCAAAGCGTCACAGCAGGCGATCGCAGCGCTAGCGCCTACGCTGCCCGAGCTGCTCGGTGGCAGTGCTGACTTGGCGGGTTCTAACTTAACCCTATGGCCCGAGGCCAAAGGTGCCGACGCCTCCGATGCTGAAGGTAATTACATCTACTACGGTGTTCGTGAGTTTGCCATGGCGGCAATGATGAACGGCATCGCGCTGCACGGCGGATTCATTCCCTTTGGCGGCACCTTCTTGATCTTTATGGAATACGCGCGAAACGCCGTGCGCATGGCGGCGCTTATGCGTCAGCGCGCTATTTATGTCTTCACGCATGACTCCGTAGGCTTGGGTGAAGATGGCCCTACCCACCAGCCCGTCGAGCAGCTCGCATCTATGCGCTCAACACCGAACTTAGATACGTGGCGGCCTTGTGACGCTGTTGAGTCTGCCATCGCTTGGAAGCAGGCGATTGTTAGACAAGATGGTCCCTCGGCATTGGTCTTTTCGCGGCAAACCCTTCCCCACCAGGTGGGTGCTGCCGAGCGTGTTTCTGATGTTGCGCGAGGCGCCTACGTGCTGCGTGAAGAACAAGGCGAGCTGGAGGCCATTGTGATTGCGACGGGCTCTGAAGTTGCGCTGGCAATCGATGCCGCTGAAAAGCTGTCAGCCGCCGGTCGAGGTGTACGTGTTGTTTCGATGCCCTGCGCAGATGTCTTTGAGCGACAAGATGCAGTGTATCGAGAGGCCGTTTTGCCAAGCCACATTTTGGCACGCGTAGCGGTTGAAGCGTCTCACATAGACTGGTGGTATAAGTATGTGGGCCTCGATGGACGAGTCGTTGGAATGAGCTCGTTTGGTGAATCAGCGCCCGGCCCTCAGCTGATGAAAGAATTCGGCTTCACGGTCGAGAATGTTGTCGACGCGATTGAGGATGTAATTCTCAGCTAA
- a CDS encoding outer membrane cobalamin receptor protein (PFAM: TonB dependent receptor; TonB-dependent Receptor Plug Domain), which produces MFRLKPLAAATLLGTLFTANAAFAQEEAQLESSTIEAVANESATANTDSVEEVIVTGSRLRSSTYSSVSPLQIIDAEFQREVGLIDATDILQNSTSAGGQQIDLTFNGFVLDNGPGSTTISLRGLGANRTLVLMNGRRLAPSGVEGAPSAPNISLVPQLMVARYENLLDAGSSIYGSDAIAGASNIITRKDFDGLEIQVFTDTPDRNGGDSSTIAAAWGFNTDKSVFGIGVEYAEQERVLMSDRPWTNECTGNVEITESGEIRRQDQYYANLGYPDVGQCSSLSLAARTFVPGTRYGSIYYTPGSSNGGWGNFTESGDPYTGLAADGNGDGVGDINFLDYNLNGAPSDLASDLLPKSESLNILAYGETTLEGDMNITPYFEAMYNTYEVNQNSGEGQLFPNVPALNPYNLCNPDAENGVDCGLGYDAYLTNPNIVQNFANYYLDAANCFGVPAPFCSPATFGLLGGPSGPLATIPIVSVRGDRNLVDVEMEQMRLVLGASADLPFLDVGSLSNWRGDFSIAYNRSEGDSARYGVREDRLELALGYYSSTSTPCENDLGATLASDTAGCVPVNMYAPSLYPVGTVTGDFATQAERDYLFDSRDFNTVYEQTLVSLVLDGDIFEMPGGEMAKMAIGYEYRNDDIQSNPDAVARDGLFWGFFSDKGAFGDVTLNEVFGEIELPLRADMPLLKELTVNLSGRLTDHDYYGENDTASVKVGYRPSEPFLLRATWGTAFRAPNNRELFLLGSTGFTNVFDPCYVPESAIGGIGDGANEGAYIPERDQRDPELLANCRATGVDPTLANNGGFNSFSTEVQTGGSLTLDPEESESYTYGFAYEQDFSNKFDLSLGMTYYSVKVENTVIEPSTSFIIADCLYDEAGTGASVFCERIQRDLSDPTDPRIQLMDLGFINRDLERARGIDYNLTFRDVIDLGVPVNLSVNLTANRNLERSLTFTNADGTVDFEDYSGEWGLSEWRALGQVRLNWDRWTFNWQTRYLGAVSQDVDAIDEFSDAFTASDTCLGPPDDELCRDYGETGSYMVHNVSLFYREDNWTLGMGVRNLEDKAPPLADPSEVTGVKARPIGYGYDVFGRTFFLNASYNFDLGF; this is translated from the coding sequence ATGTTCAGATTAAAGCCATTAGCGGCCGCGACTCTTCTGGGGACCTTATTTACAGCGAACGCTGCATTTGCCCAAGAAGAAGCGCAATTAGAGTCGTCTACCATTGAGGCTGTTGCAAATGAATCCGCGACAGCTAATACCGATTCGGTGGAAGAAGTTATTGTCACAGGTTCCCGCCTGCGCAGTTCAACCTACTCCAGCGTTTCACCTCTACAAATCATTGATGCAGAATTTCAGCGTGAAGTCGGTTTAATCGACGCGACCGACATTTTGCAGAACTCTACGAGTGCTGGTGGTCAGCAGATTGACCTTACCTTTAACGGATTCGTATTGGACAACGGCCCCGGTTCAACCACCATCAGCCTTCGCGGCCTGGGTGCAAACCGTACGCTCGTCTTGATGAACGGTCGACGTCTCGCGCCAAGCGGCGTGGAGGGTGCGCCGTCTGCACCGAATATCTCGCTGGTGCCACAGCTGATGGTTGCTCGCTACGAGAACCTATTGGATGCGGGCTCATCGATCTACGGATCTGATGCGATTGCCGGTGCCAGCAACATCATCACGCGTAAAGATTTCGATGGCCTAGAAATTCAAGTCTTTACCGACACCCCTGACCGAAACGGAGGTGACAGCAGCACCATCGCAGCTGCCTGGGGTTTCAACACTGACAAGAGCGTATTTGGTATCGGCGTGGAATACGCCGAGCAAGAGCGTGTATTAATGTCAGATCGTCCATGGACAAACGAGTGTACAGGTAACGTTGAAATCACCGAAAGTGGTGAGATTCGTCGCCAAGATCAGTACTACGCAAACCTCGGCTATCCTGATGTGGGCCAGTGTTCATCGCTCTCATTAGCGGCCAGAACATTTGTTCCTGGTACGCGTTATGGCTCGATCTACTACACACCGGGCTCTTCTAACGGCGGCTGGGGCAACTTCACTGAGTCAGGTGACCCCTACACAGGCTTGGCCGCAGATGGCAACGGTGACGGTGTCGGCGACATCAACTTCCTCGACTACAACCTGAATGGCGCACCGAGCGATCTAGCTTCTGATTTACTACCCAAGTCTGAATCGCTGAACATTCTGGCTTACGGTGAGACAACGCTCGAAGGTGATATGAACATCACGCCTTACTTTGAGGCGATGTATAACACCTATGAAGTTAACCAGAACAGTGGTGAGGGCCAGCTCTTCCCTAACGTTCCTGCATTGAACCCTTACAATCTTTGTAACCCCGATGCGGAAAACGGTGTGGATTGTGGCTTGGGCTATGACGCCTATCTCACCAACCCCAACATCGTTCAAAACTTTGCCAATTACTACTTAGACGCGGCGAATTGCTTCGGCGTACCAGCACCGTTCTGCTCACCAGCGACCTTTGGCTTGTTGGGCGGTCCTTCTGGTCCTCTCGCGACAATTCCTATCGTCTCAGTACGCGGCGATCGAAACCTCGTTGATGTAGAAATGGAACAGATGCGCCTTGTTTTGGGTGCGTCCGCAGACCTTCCGTTCCTTGACGTCGGTTCGCTCAGCAACTGGCGCGGTGATTTCTCGATCGCCTACAACCGCTCCGAAGGTGATTCGGCGCGTTACGGTGTTCGTGAAGATCGCTTGGAGTTGGCGCTAGGCTATTACTCATCGACCAGTACACCGTGTGAAAACGACCTCGGGGCAACCTTGGCGTCAGACACCGCGGGTTGTGTTCCGGTCAATATGTACGCGCCATCGCTTTACCCTGTTGGCACTGTGACCGGTGACTTCGCGACTCAGGCAGAGCGTGACTATCTCTTCGATTCACGTGACTTCAACACAGTATACGAGCAGACGCTTGTGAGCTTGGTACTCGACGGTGACATTTTTGAAATGCCCGGCGGTGAAATGGCGAAGATGGCGATTGGTTACGAATACCGTAACGATGATATTCAGTCTAACCCCGATGCGGTAGCACGCGATGGTCTGTTCTGGGGCTTCTTCTCAGACAAGGGCGCTTTCGGTGACGTCACACTAAATGAAGTGTTTGGTGAAATCGAACTGCCACTTCGTGCTGATATGCCTCTACTCAAGGAGCTGACTGTTAACCTGTCGGGTCGTTTGACTGACCACGACTACTACGGTGAAAACGACACAGCGTCTGTGAAAGTTGGCTACCGTCCGTCAGAGCCCTTCTTGCTTCGCGCAACTTGGGGTACTGCGTTCCGAGCGCCAAACAACCGCGAGTTGTTCTTGCTTGGTTCGACGGGCTTCACCAACGTGTTTGACCCTTGCTACGTTCCAGAATCTGCCATTGGTGGAATTGGCGACGGCGCAAACGAAGGAGCTTACATTCCTGAGCGTGATCAGCGCGATCCAGAGCTGCTAGCTAACTGTCGTGCAACTGGTGTTGATCCAACACTGGCTAACAACGGTGGCTTTAACAGCTTCAGCACCGAAGTTCAGACCGGTGGTAGCTTGACCCTCGATCCTGAGGAATCTGAGTCTTACACCTATGGTTTTGCCTACGAGCAGGACTTCAGCAACAAGTTCGACCTTTCACTGGGCATGACTTACTACTCAGTTAAAGTTGAGAACACCGTGATTGAGCCTTCTACCAGCTTCATCATTGCAGATTGTCTCTACGACGAAGCGGGAACCGGTGCTTCGGTCTTCTGTGAGCGCATCCAGCGTGACCTTTCAGACCCTACCGACCCTCGTATCCAACTGATGGACCTTGGCTTCATTAACCGTGACCTCGAGCGAGCACGCGGTATCGACTACAACCTGACCTTCCGGGATGTAATCGACCTGGGTGTACCCGTCAACCTCTCGGTTAACTTGACTGCTAACCGAAACCTTGAGCGTTCGTTGACCTTCACCAATGCTGACGGCACCGTTGACTTCGAGGACTACTCGGGTGAGTGGGGCTTGTCTGAGTGGCGTGCACTGGGTCAGGTTCGTTTGAACTGGGATCGCTGGACCTTTAACTGGCAGACACGCTACTTAGGTGCAGTCTCACAGGATGTGGATGCTATTGATGAGTTCTCTGATGCCTTCACGGCTTCAGATACTTGTTTGGGACCACCCGATGACGAGCTCTGTCGTGACTACGGCGAAACTGGCAGCTACATGGTTCACAACGTCTCGCTCTTCTACCGTGAAGACAACTGGACGTTGGGCATGGGCGTCAGAAACCTTGAGGACAAGGCACCACCGCTGGCTGACCCCAGTGAAGTTACAGGCGTTAAAGCACGTCCTATCGGTTACGGCTATGATGTCTTTGGACGTACGTTCTTCTTGAACGCGTCTTACAACTTCGATCTCGGCTTCTAA
- a CDS encoding dipeptidyl aminopeptidase/acylaminoacyl peptidase (PFAM: Prolyl oligopeptidase family), whose amino-acid sequence MYRAGGIALLFCLLITEVAAEPYPLDYWARRSAVTGVSLSPDGSKFALTRILERGGNPIIELYDSDDLSAKPVRIDSSPSEIMPGVSWIDGDVFLFSTRQKVRKIIQGFNRGVYEYQNVKYDSSKNALGRIRQEAFRVEETLPGKKNKIIISSREDVADRAGKNKTFFRPRSYWEYDLKTDRRKLLMRGRLSLGSVAFNSEGEATHAYGYDFRTNDFVYYWRPKGTKEWEEMYRLSQNSFETFSPIFPDPNAANNFLVVAHNGYDKQGLWSFDAEKQEFTEAIYRRNDVDGGYPIRHSNRHTNPDEMVGIGWCKDKCHREFFDGQEAALYRQLEGIIPNADQVRIQDRSRDGNTLIVSNLGPRDPGTYYLIRNGKISKISGRKPYLEHDQLAKVEYITYQARDGVEISGYVTVPNGEGPFPLVVMPHGGPYVSETIDRFDEWSQLLANHGYVVLQPQYRGSKKYGLDFYQSAFINGSEAGRAMQDDKDDGALYLVKQGLVDPNRMAMFGWSYGGYAALVAASREDQIYQCAIAGAAVTDPEMQMDYYRYGIEGAQEVEQLTTWDGAISPIKEVENINVPLLIVHGDVDQRVPPEHFDKYIAELDRAGINYQKLILEGADHFSSTLTYDHKFEFYEAMLDFFKNDCGAMSTGDSLANR is encoded by the coding sequence ATGTACCGCGCTGGAGGTATCGCCTTACTTTTTTGCCTACTTATTACAGAAGTAGCCGCAGAGCCTTACCCACTGGATTATTGGGCAAGAAGATCAGCCGTCACCGGCGTCTCGCTATCACCTGACGGGTCTAAGTTTGCGCTGACCCGAATTCTTGAGCGAGGTGGTAACCCTATCATTGAGCTCTATGACTCGGATGATCTGTCGGCGAAACCCGTGCGCATCGATTCAAGCCCCTCGGAAATCATGCCGGGAGTAAGCTGGATTGATGGTGATGTTTTTTTATTCTCAACACGGCAGAAAGTGCGAAAAATCATTCAAGGTTTCAACCGCGGTGTTTACGAATACCAAAACGTCAAATACGACAGCTCAAAAAACGCTTTGGGGCGAATTCGGCAAGAAGCCTTTAGAGTTGAAGAAACCCTCCCCGGGAAAAAAAATAAAATAATCATTTCGAGCAGGGAAGACGTCGCCGATCGAGCTGGAAAAAATAAGACATTTTTCAGACCTCGTTCTTATTGGGAATACGACCTAAAAACGGATCGCCGTAAACTTCTAATGCGCGGCAGACTGTCCTTGGGTAGCGTAGCGTTCAACAGCGAAGGTGAGGCCACACACGCTTACGGTTACGACTTTAGAACGAATGACTTTGTCTATTACTGGCGCCCTAAAGGCACGAAAGAATGGGAAGAAATGTATCGTCTTTCTCAGAATAGCTTTGAGACTTTTAGCCCTATTTTTCCAGATCCTAATGCAGCAAATAATTTCTTAGTAGTGGCCCATAATGGCTACGATAAGCAAGGCCTATGGTCTTTTGATGCAGAAAAGCAAGAATTTACCGAAGCAATTTACCGACGAAATGATGTGGACGGAGGCTATCCGATTCGTCACAGCAATCGACACACTAACCCTGATGAAATGGTGGGCATCGGTTGGTGCAAAGACAAATGCCACCGAGAATTTTTCGATGGCCAAGAGGCAGCGCTTTACCGCCAGCTTGAAGGTATCATCCCCAACGCCGACCAGGTGAGAATTCAAGACCGCTCACGCGATGGCAATACGTTAATTGTGAGCAATTTGGGGCCTCGAGACCCAGGCACGTATTACCTGATCCGTAACGGTAAGATATCTAAAATCAGTGGAAGAAAGCCATACCTTGAGCACGACCAACTCGCAAAAGTTGAGTACATTACTTACCAAGCACGGGATGGCGTGGAGATCTCTGGTTACGTCACAGTTCCCAATGGAGAAGGGCCGTTCCCGCTCGTTGTCATGCCCCACGGTGGGCCCTACGTCTCAGAAACCATTGACCGATTCGACGAGTGGTCACAATTACTTGCCAACCACGGTTATGTGGTCCTTCAACCGCAATATCGAGGATCAAAAAAATACGGCTTAGATTTTTACCAATCAGCCTTTATCAACGGTTCTGAGGCGGGCCGCGCAATGCAAGACGATAAGGACGATGGCGCGCTTTATTTGGTCAAGCAAGGTCTTGTCGATCCTAATCGAATGGCGATGTTCGGCTGGTCGTACGGCGGTTACGCCGCGCTCGTTGCCGCATCGCGTGAAGATCAAATATACCAATGCGCCATTGCAGGCGCGGCGGTTACCGATCCAGAAATGCAAATGGATTATTACCGGTATGGGATTGAAGGCGCACAAGAGGTTGAACAATTAACAACGTGGGACGGTGCAATATCGCCAATCAAGGAAGTGGAAAACATTAATGTCCCGCTTCTCATCGTGCATGGTGATGTGGACCAGCGAGTACCCCCTGAGCATTTTGATAAGTACATTGCGGAGCTTGACCGGGCGGGAATTAATTACCAAAAGCTCATTCTAGAGGGTGCTGACCACTTCTCGAGCACACTCACCTATGACCACAAGTTTGAGTTTTACGAGGCCATGCTCGACTTCTTTAAGAATGACTGCGGCGCAATGAGCACGGGAGATTCATTAGCAAATCGCTAG
- a CDS encoding phosphoglycerate dehydrogenase-like oxidoreductase (PFAM: D-isomer specific 2-hydroxyacid dehydrogenase, NAD binding domain; D-isomer specific 2-hydroxyacid dehydrogenase, catalytic domain), with translation MKQQSLQKSKIKFLLLEGVHQSAVDALAKAGYTNVVTYPKALPTEDLKQEIKDAHFVGIRSRTQLSADVLDAAERLVAIGCFCIGTNQVDLEAAARQGVPVFNAPFSNTRSVAELVMAEVILLLRGVPQRSAAAHRGEWQKTATGSFECRGKTLGIIGYGNIGMQLGVIAESLGMKVVYFDVESKLPLGNAQPKATLRALLEESHVVSLHVPQHASTELLIGAKEIAVMRSGAVLINASRGNVVDLDALAEALNGNHIGGAAIDVFPVEPRSNNDEFQSPLRGIDQCILTPHIGGSTQEAQENIGVEVAEKLTRYSDNGTTTSAVNFPEVALPEHEGKHRLLHVHQNIPGIMSAINQVFSDSSVNVSGQYLQTMGDTGYVVIDIESDYSKTLINQLSAIEGTLRTRVLF, from the coding sequence ATGAAACAACAGTCTCTCCAAAAATCGAAGATTAAGTTCCTCCTGCTCGAGGGTGTTCACCAAAGTGCGGTCGATGCGCTGGCGAAAGCGGGTTACACCAATGTTGTTACCTATCCTAAGGCGCTTCCGACAGAGGATTTGAAACAAGAGATAAAAGATGCACACTTTGTCGGCATTCGCTCGCGCACCCAGCTCTCCGCGGATGTGCTCGATGCAGCAGAGCGCCTAGTAGCTATTGGTTGCTTTTGTATTGGTACAAACCAGGTAGATCTGGAAGCCGCCGCGCGACAGGGTGTTCCTGTCTTTAACGCCCCGTTTTCCAACACTCGTAGTGTTGCCGAACTTGTGATGGCCGAGGTTATTCTGTTACTTCGAGGCGTGCCGCAACGCAGTGCTGCTGCACACAGAGGTGAATGGCAGAAGACCGCAACAGGCTCCTTCGAGTGCCGTGGCAAAACCCTCGGCATTATTGGTTACGGCAATATTGGCATGCAGCTAGGCGTCATTGCTGAGAGCTTGGGTATGAAGGTGGTTTATTTTGACGTCGAGTCCAAGTTGCCTCTTGGAAACGCACAGCCCAAGGCAACACTCAGAGCGCTACTTGAGGAGTCACATGTTGTGAGTTTGCATGTGCCCCAACATGCCAGCACCGAGTTATTGATTGGCGCAAAAGAGATTGCTGTGATGCGTTCAGGCGCTGTGTTGATAAACGCATCGAGAGGGAACGTGGTAGATCTTGATGCGTTGGCAGAGGCACTAAATGGCAATCATATCGGTGGTGCCGCCATCGATGTATTTCCTGTCGAGCCCCGGTCAAATAACGATGAGTTCCAATCGCCGCTTCGTGGTATCGATCAGTGCATCCTCACGCCGCACATCGGTGGTTCGACTCAAGAAGCGCAGGAAAATATTGGTGTCGAGGTGGCTGAAAAGCTCACGCGCTACAGCGACAACGGCACTACAACATCTGCGGTGAATTTCCCTGAGGTTGCCCTGCCTGAGCACGAGGGTAAGCACCGTTTGCTGCACGTCCACCAAAACATTCCGGGCATTATGAGCGCGATTAACCAAGTGTTCAGTGACAGCTCGGTCAATGTTAGCGGTCAGTACCTGCAAACCATGGGCGACACCGGATACGTAGTGATTGATATCGAGAGCGATTATTCGAAGACTCTGATTAATCAGCTATCGGCGATTGAGGGCACGTTGCGGACGCGTGTTCTGTTTTAG